GTAATACTATTATTGGTAATAATGTTACAATTCATGCAAATACTGTTTTAGGAGCTGATGCTTTTTATTATAAAAATAGAGTTGAAGGCTTTGATAAGTTATTATCAGGAGGAAAAGTTGTTTTAGAAGATAATGTCGATTTAGGAGCTTCTTGTACCATAGATAAAGGTGTTACAGGAAATACGACTATTGGAGCAGGAACAAAAATAGACAATCAAGTACATGTTGGGCATGATACTGTTATTGGTAAAAAATGTTTAATCGCATCTCAAACAGGTATTGCAGGTTGTGTTATTATTGAAGATGAGGTAACTATTTGGGGGCAAGTAGGTACAAACAGCGGAATTACAATAGGTAAAGGTGCTATAATACTTGGTCAAACAGGTGTTACGAAATCAGTAGAAGGCGGTAAATCGTATTTTGGAACACCTGTTTCAGAATCGAGAAGTAAGCTAAAAGAATTAGCAGAAATAAAACGCTTTTTAAAAGAACAAAAAAAGAAATAAAAGTTTCACAAATCAATTACAAAAAACTATTTTTGTAAAGCTTAATAAATAAAAATATACCAATGAGTGTTTTAGTAAATAAAGATTCAAAAATTATAGTTCAAGGTTTTACAGGAAGTGAAGGTACTTTTCACGCTGGTCAAATGATCGATTACGGAACAAACGTCGTAGGAGGTGTAACACCAGGTAAAGGAGGACAAGAGCACATAGGTAAACCAGTTTTTAATACAGTTGACGAAGCTGTACAAAAAGTAGGAGCAGATACTTCTATTATTTTTGTACCACCAGCATTTGCTGCTGATGCTATTATGGAATCTGCTGAAGCAGGAATTAAAGTAATCATTTGTATTACTGAAGGAATTCCTACAGCTGATATGGTAAAAGTAAAGTCTTATATCGATCAATTAGAAGGATGTACTTTAGTAGGTCCTAACTGTCCAGGAGTAATTACTCCAGATGAGGCTAAAGTTGGTATTATGCCAGGTTTTATCTTCAAAAAAGGAAAAATTGGAATCGTTTCTAAGTCAGGTACTTTAACTTATGAAGCTGCTGATCAGGTTGTAAAACAAGGATATGGTATAACTACTGCAATAGGTATTGGTGGAGATCCAATTATTGGAACGACAACAAAAGAAGCTGTTGAGTTATTAATGAACGATGATGAAACAGAAGCAATCGTTATGATTGGTGAAATCGGTGGTAACTTAGAAGCTGAAGCTGCTCGTTGGATTAAAGCAGATGGTAACCGTAAGCCAGTTATTGGTTTTATCGCAGGTCAAACTGCACCAGCTGGTAGAACAATGGGGCATGCAGGTGCAATTGTAGGTGGTGATGATGATACTGCACAAGCAAAAATGAAAATTTTAGCTGAAAATGGAGTACACGTTGTAGATTCTCCAGCTAAAATTGGTGAAATGGTTGCAAAAGTATTAAAAAATGTTTTAGCATAGTTTTTTAAAACTAAGTAAACAATATATCTAAAAAATCCGTTGAATTTTAAATTCAACGGATTTTTTTGTTTTTTAACAGCTTCTTTAATTTTTAAAGAAAGTATTTTTTAAAACAGATAAAGGTTAATAAACGTCATGCTGAGTTTATTTTAACATCGCATCAACAGGAGAACGACGTTAAATAAGGCTGAGAACTTGAACTAAATTCAGGTTGACGAATTATTGTTTTCTACTATTTTTAAAAACAATTTACTCTGTTATAGCATCTGATTTTTTATAAATTTCTTTTAATTCTTCTATCGTTTCTTCGGATGGATTTTCCCATAAACCTCTTTGAATTGCTTCCAACATACGTTC
The Tenacibaculum pacificus DNA segment above includes these coding regions:
- the lpxD gene encoding UDP-3-O-(3-hydroxymyristoyl)glucosamine N-acyltransferase is translated as MKFKNTQTLVQIATLLEVEFVGDENFPVKGINEIHVVEDGDIVFVDHPKYYDKALNSKATTVLINKKVDCPEGKTLLISDDPFRDFNKVTKHFNPFIASKESISESAIIGEGTVIQPNVFIGDDVLIGKNCLIHPNVTIYSNTIIGNNVTIHANTVLGADAFYYKNRVEGFDKLLSGGKVVLEDNVDLGASCTIDKGVTGNTTIGAGTKIDNQVHVGHDTVIGKKCLIASQTGIAGCVIIEDEVTIWGQVGTNSGITIGKGAIILGQTGVTKSVEGGKSYFGTPVSESRSKLKELAEIKRFLKEQKKK
- the sucD gene encoding succinate--CoA ligase subunit alpha; this translates as MSVLVNKDSKIIVQGFTGSEGTFHAGQMIDYGTNVVGGVTPGKGGQEHIGKPVFNTVDEAVQKVGADTSIIFVPPAFAADAIMESAEAGIKVIICITEGIPTADMVKVKSYIDQLEGCTLVGPNCPGVITPDEAKVGIMPGFIFKKGKIGIVSKSGTLTYEAADQVVKQGYGITTAIGIGGDPIIGTTTKEAVELLMNDDETEAIVMIGEIGGNLEAEAARWIKADGNRKPVIGFIAGQTAPAGRTMGHAGAIVGGDDDTAQAKMKILAENGVHVVDSPAKIGEMVAKVLKNVLA